From the Quercus lobata isolate SW786 chromosome 6, ValleyOak3.0 Primary Assembly, whole genome shotgun sequence genome, one window contains:
- the LOC115995384 gene encoding probable voltage-gated potassium channel subunit beta — protein sequence MQYKNVGRSGLKVSQLSYGAWVSFGNQLDVKEAKSLLQCCKDHGVNFFDNAEVYANGRAEEIMGQAIRELGWKRSDLVLSTKIFWGGPGPNDKGLSRKHIVEGTKASLKRLDTEYVDLIYCHRPDTSTPIEETVRAMNYVIDKGWAFYWGTSEWSAQQITEAWAVAQRLDLVGPIVEQPEYNLLSRHKVESEFLPLYSNYGLGLTTWSPLSSGVLTGKYNKKVIPSDSRFALENYKNLATRTLVDDVLKKVEGLKPIADELGVPLAQLAIAWCATNPNVSSVITGATKESQIQENMKAIDVIPLLTPAVMEKIEAVVQSKPKRPDSYR from the exons atgcagtACAAGAATGTGGGTCGGTCAGGGCTGAAAGTGAGCCAACTGTCGTACGGGGCATGGGTGAGCTTCGGAAACCAACTGGATGTAAAGGAAGCTAAATCTCTCCTCCAATGTTGCAAAGACCACGGAGTGAACTTCTTCGACAACGCGGAGGTGTACGCCAATGGTCGTGCGGAGGAGATCATGGGTCAGGCCATACGAGAGTTGGGTTGGAAGCGGTCCGATTTGGTGTTGTCGACGAAGATCTTCTGGGGTGGTCCTGGTCCCAACGACAAGGGTTTGTCTCGGAAGCATATTGTGGAAGGGACCAAGGCTTCGCTTAAAAGGCTTGATACGGAGTATGTTGATCTTATCTATTGTCATCGTCCCGATACTTCCACTCCCATTGAGGAGACTGTTAGGGCTATGAATTATGTTATCGATAAGGGATGGGCTTTTTATTGGGGGACTAGTGAGTGGTCCGCTCAGCAGATCACTGAAGCTTGGGCTGTTGCTCAGAGGTTGGATCTCGTGGGTCCCATTGTTGAACAACCTGAGTATAATTTGCTTTCTCGCCACAag GTTGAGTCTGAGTTTCTTCCTCTCTACAGCAACTATGGCTTGGGTCTTACCACATGGAGCCCACTTTCGTCTGGAGTGCTCACTGGAAAATACAACAAGAAAGTTATACCATCTGATAGCCGCTTTGCATTGGAAAATTACAAA AATCTTGCTACTCGGACATTGGTTGATGACGTGCTGAAAAAAGTAGAAGGACTAAAGCCAATTGCAGATGAGCTCGGTGTGCCATTAGCTCAACTTGCAATTGCATGGTGTGCAACAAATCCTAATGTCTCTTCCGTTATTACTGGAGCAACAAAGGAGTCTCAg ATTCAAGAGAATATGAAAGCTATTGATGTCATCCCGCTACTGACTCCTGCTGTGATGGAGAAGATTGAGGCTGTAGTTCAAAGCAAGCCAAAGCGTCCAGATTCATATAGGTAA
- the LOC115993791 gene encoding uncharacterized protein LOC115993791: MTSEAPSSSGQQFHKDTQQFPSSVRTAAERKIYNICVQTGEEFSTEFLQDRVAMRRLPHQPKRVGFNFNQNHQPFHEDLNGIVELQRIDSDCDSEFTVFVPGTRYGAEAEKKTYADSINRVYWEYGANGQVPGKFSDESNPDRGTPGPIAPPLYVVGSHQSHYPYGPGFSEGSFSGKMKFLCSFGGRILPRPTDSKLRYVGGETRIVSIRKSITWEELMTKTYAICNQPHTIKYQLPGEDLDALISVCSDEDLHHMLEEYQEQERIEGPQRLRMFLISLNESGSPSSMEGRAAQPSDVDYQYVVAVNGMVEPPRKSSSGQSQNSQLGNTSDHSPTFHRDSPTSGYALETKDCSPSSLNKAGMFSNPASQFLTTLQIPSNSFNQSPPISPVQNRDPKNSNVQIYLDQPCANGHQGINPFVMEKLPCDNPYYVDAMGYHHNLPHGTPLMNYHHHYKYLVETNQANKLNDRHFHYRIPSKDVRSPSYERQMIKERAFHSEKIAPNADDPMSLWSGPNDTDGSHRKLMHAFSDSQLQEHDERSNCNFPTGREKSPTFAMLNYAQDLPIQCKERIHDEHQIDEYENKPTFKAPKDFKENFELGREIFSWTDGITPYSDQNQQQFEGNVEVTSHDNVIELKNLPDLNCLPSVCLFSEELQSLREGISVPTIIPSERSADSMSECPCVYQLDATVPKILIKSQRPDEDKQCATTETLSSQVISDWYPGILPLAPEELLDQESMVPSSNSTTSTVLSRETPVQKVELIGFSTQSYEELKIGDVICVQSQESDGHPDNKVLEQTVIVEDVTDCTPAGIPLCSKIVPCIEDEDSDDLLSPRKTESENSTPESECEGVRVDGRDTYDSISDAAIAEMEAGIYGLQTIKNADLEELQELGSGTFGTVYHGKWRGTDVAIKRIKKSCFSGNTSEQERLIKDFWREAQILSTLHHPNVVAFYGVVPDGPGGTLATITEYMVNGSLRNVLIRKDRVLDRRKRLMIAMDAAFGMEYLHLKNIVHFDLKCDNLLVNLRDPERPICKVGDFGLSRIKRNTLVSGGVRGTLPWMAPELLNGSSSRVSEKVDVFSFGIAMWEILTGEEPYANMHCGAIIGGIVSNTLRPLIPKRCDPEWRKLMVECWCPHPEGRPSFTEITNRLRIMSNAIQKKRHSPANR; the protein is encoded by the exons ATGACTAGTGAGGCTCCTAGTTCTTCAGGCCAACAGTTCCACAAAGATACACAACAATTTCCATCAAGTGTTAGGACTGCTgcagagagaaaaatatataatatctgTGTCCAGACAGGTGAGGAATTTTCAACTGAGTTTCTGCAGGATCGTGTTGCTATGAGAAGACTACCACATCAGCCAAAGAGAgtgggttttaattttaatcaGAACCATCAGCCATTTCATGAGGATCTCAATGGCATTGTTGAGCTACAAAGAATTGATTCTGATTGTGATTCTGAGTTCACAGTGTTTGTCCCAGGGACAAGATATGGGGCTGAGGCGGAGAAAAAGACTTATGCTGATAGTATAAACAGAGTTTATTGGGAATATGGTGCAAATGGGCAAGTACCAGGTAAGTTTTCTGATGAGAGTAATCCCGATCGAGGCACTCCAGGACCAATTGCTCCACCCCTCTATGTAGTGGGGTCCCATCAGTCACACTATCCTTATGGGCCAGGATTTTCAGAAGGCTCTTTCTCTGGAAAGATGAAATTTCTATGCAGCTTTGGGGGAAGAATATTACCAAGGCCGACCGACAGTAAGCTTAGATATGTGGGGGGGGAGACCCGGATTGTATCCATCAGGAAGAGCATCACTTGGGAGGAACTTATGACCAAGACTTATGCAATTTGTAACCAACCTCACACTATCAAATACCAGCTTCCTGGTGAGGATCTTGATGCGCTTATATCTGTTTGTTCAGATGAGGATCTTCATCATATGTTAGAGGAATATCAAGAGCAGGAAAGAATTGAGGGTCCTCAAAGACTCCGGATGTTTCTTATATCTTTAAATGAATCTGGGAGCCCAAGTTCTATGGAAGGAAGGGCTGCCCAGCCAAGCGATGTTGATTATCAGTATGTTGTTGCTGTTAATGGCATGGTGGAACCCCCAAGGAAGAGCTCTAGTGGCCAGAGCCAGAACAGCCAGTTAGGAAACACCTCAGATCATAGTCCAACTTTTCATAGAGACTCTCCTACATCTGGATATGCTTTGGAGACTAAGGATTGTAGTCCAAGTTCCTTGAACAAGGCAGGAATGTTCTCAAACCCTGCTTCTCAGTTTTTAACTACACTTCAGATACCAAGTAATTCCTTCAATCAATCGCCTCCTATATCTCCAGTTCAGAACAGAGATCCTAAGAATTCTAATGTGCAAATTTATTTGGATCAACCTTGTGCTAATGGCCATCAAGGTATCAATCCATTTGTTATGGAAAAACTACCCTGTGACAATCCCTATTATGTTGATGCCATGGGTTATCACCATAATCTTCCTCATGGGACTCCATTGATGaattatcatcatcattacAAATATTTGGTTGAAACTAACCAGGCTAACAAACTCAATGACAGACACTTTCACTACCGTATTCCCAGTAAAGACGTGCGTTCTCCATCATATGAGAGGCAAATGATTAAGGAAAGGGCATTCCATTCAGAAAAGATTGCCCCTAACGCTGATGATCCAATGAGCTTATGGTCAGGGCCTAATGATACAGATGGTTCTCATCGCAAATTAATGCATGCATTCTCTGACTCACAGTTGCAAGAGCATGATGAGAGGTCCAACTGCAACTTCCCTACTGGGAGAGAAAAATCACCTACATTTGCAATGTTAAATTACGCACAGGATTTGCCAATACAATGCAAAGAGAGAATTCATGATGAACACCAAATAGATGAATATGAGAATAAGCCTACTTTCAAGGCGCCTAAAGATTTCAAGGAAAATTTTGAACTGGGTCGAGAAATTTTCAGCTGGACAGATGGGATTACCCCTTATTCTGATCAAAACCAGCAACAATTTGAAGGAAATGTTGAAGTTACATCACATGATAATGTCATTGAGCTTAAGAATTTACCAGACCTTAACTGTCTCCCCAGTGTTTGTCTATTCTCAGAAGAGCTACAAAGCCTCAGAGAAGGGATTTCTGTTCCAACAATCATTCCTTCAGAAAGGTCTGCAGATAGCATGAGCGAATGCCCCTGTGTTTACCAATTGGATGCAACTGTTCCTAAAATTTTAATCAAGAGCCAAAGACCTGATGAGGATAAGCAGTGTGCTACAACTGAGACATTAAGTAGTCAAGTAATTTCTGATTGGTACCCTGGAATACTACCTCTTGCACCTGAGGAATTGCTTGACCAAGAATCCATGGTCCCAAGCTCT AACTCAACCACAAGCACTGTTTTGAGTAGAGAGACCCCCGTACAGAAAGTCGAACTGATAGGATTTAGCACACAATCTTATGAGGAATTGAAGATTGGAGATGTTATCTGTGTCCAATCACAGGAATCAGATGGTCATCCTGACAATAAGGTACTGGAACAAACGGTTATTGTTGAAGATGTAACCGATTGTACTCCTGCTGGCATCCCCTTGTGCTCAAAAATTGTCCCATGTATAGAAGATGAGGATAGTGATGATTTGCTATCCCCTAGGAAAACAGAATCAGAGAATTCCACTCCAGAATCTGAATGCGAG GGTGTGAGAGTTGATGGCAGAGATACGTATGATTCAATCAGTGATGCTGCAATAGCTGAAATGGAAGCAGGCATCTATGGTTTGCAG ACTATCAAGAATGCTGACCTTGAAGAACTGCAAGAGTTAGGATCTGGTACATTTGGAACTGTATATCATGGAAAGTGGAGGGGAACAGATGTTGCTATTAAGAGAATCAAAAAGAGTTGCTTTTCAGGAAACACATCAGAGCAGGAGCGACTg ATTAAAGACTTCTGGCGTGAGGCACAGATACTGTCAACGCTTCACCATCCAAATGTTGTAGCATTCTATGGGGTTGTTCCCGATGGTCCTGGTGGAACATTGGCGACCATAACTGAATATATGGTAAATGGATCATTGAGGAATGTACTAATAAGGAAGGATAG GGTGCTCGATCGTCGAAAAAGGCTTATGATTGCAATGGATGCAGCTTTTGGCATGGAGTATTtacatttgaaaaatattgtccATTTTGATTTAAAGTGTGACAATTTGCTTGTCAATTTGAGGGATCCTGAAAGACCCATTTGCAAG GTTGGAGATTTTGGGCTGTCAAGAATAAAACGCAATACACTTGTCTCTGGTGGTGTTCGAGGAACCCTTCCATGGATGGCACCAGAATTATTAAATGGCAGCAGCAGCCGGGTCTCCGAGAAG GTTGATGTTTTCTCATTTGGTATTGCAATGTGGGAGATTCTGACCGGTGAGGAACCATATGCTAACATGCATTGTGGTGCTATCATAG GAGGAATTGTAAGTAACACGCTCAGGCCTCTAATTCCAAAACGTTGTGATCCTGAGTGGAGAAAGTTAATGGTAGAGTGCTGGTGTCCCCATCCTGAAGGCAGGCCATCATTCACAGAGATTACAAATAGGCTACGCATAATGTCAAATGCAATCCAGAAAAAGCGGCATTCTCCTGCAAATAGATAA